CAAACCGACATCGGTCTGCTACCAAATGCCAAAGAAGAACTGGCTCCGCTTCATGAACAATTGAGCGGTATTTCGTGGCACGAGGTATATTGCAGTGATCTGCTTCGCTGCCGACAGATGCTGGAGAAGATTCTTCCTGATGCCATCGGACAGGTGAAGTTCGACTCGCGCCTACGAGAGAATGATTTTGGAGAGTGGGAAGGGCTGACGTATGATCAGCTTAAGGATAACCCTGTGTACCGAAGCTGGATTGATGCGCCACAGGAGGTCACTCCGCCCGGAGGGGAATCGTGGCAGGAGTTTACCGGACGGTTGGATTCCTTTCTCCAAGAGATGTTGTTGGAGGGCCGTTCTTCGATGCACGTTGATGAGGGGCAAGCGCCAACCATAGTTGTGGTTACGCATGGTGGTGTCATCCGGTATGCCTTGTCCCGTCTGATAGCCGGGCTTGGGTTCTGGGATACACATGTCGTCCCGGGACAGGTGATTCAGGTTCAGCTTGATCAACAGGGAAACCAGTGGTTTGGCAGCAGAGTTACTTTTCCGCCGATCGGGTTGTAAGGATGTACAATATACCCTATAATCACAACAGAAGTGTGACTTCAGCATGGATACAGATACGCTTCAGGTTGTGAAGCCTGAACGAGTATGCAACTTGCAGAAATTACACGACAATGGTTTACCATATCAGCGACCAAGGGTCCCGCGTGTGAAGGCTGTTTTCATGGCAGATTAGTACGAGTCACGAAACACACAAGGGTGAAATGGGGAAGCCGGTGCAAATCCGGCACGGTCCCGCCACTGTAAAACAGGATGACTCCTGTAAGTCAGGTTACCTGCCCTGGACGTACAAACCGGTGTTCCTTCGAGGAAAGGACAGCGTTTCGGGCTATTCTATGCGCATGGACAA
This Paenibacillus xylanexedens DNA region includes the following protein-coding sequences:
- a CDS encoding histidine phosphatase family protein, producing MVINAGNAGNEVHTNQPGPLKRNILWVRHGTTLWNVEKRYLGQTDIGLLPNAKEELAPLHEQLSGISWHEVYCSDLLRCRQMLEKILPDAIGQVKFDSRLRENDFGEWEGLTYDQLKDNPVYRSWIDAPQEVTPPGGESWQEFTGRLDSFLQEMLLEGRSSMHVDEGQAPTIVVVTHGGVIRYALSRLIAGLGFWDTHVVPGQVIQVQLDQQGNQWFGSRVTFPPIGL